One Natrinema longum genomic window carries:
- a CDS encoding protein sorting system archaetidylserine synthase (This PssA-like phosphatidyltransferase, along with a PssD-like decarboxylase, is required in Haloarchaea for the archaeosortase ArtA to replace the PGF-CTERM sorting signal with a C-terminal lipid anchor.) encodes MLPRFVGRLGVADAVTIANAALGFVAVVIATVDIELAARLILLAAIADGLDGILARRYGGTDAGPYLDSLADVASFAVAPAALSFVVVTDGLGVRFDTLTPELLLATAVCALFVAMAVTRLGMYTAYDISGSYTEGVQTTLAATILGAAILAGETQPWLVLAVTGAFCYLMVSRIQYPDLLARDAGIMGVIHALAILVPNFAGRTFPYALLTLGLAYMTLSPWLYWGHRERPSEVDVHGNA; translated from the coding sequence ATGCTCCCCCGGTTCGTCGGTCGGCTCGGGGTCGCCGACGCGGTGACGATCGCCAACGCCGCGCTGGGATTCGTCGCCGTCGTCATCGCGACCGTCGACATCGAACTCGCCGCCCGGCTGATCCTCCTGGCGGCGATCGCGGACGGCCTCGACGGGATCCTCGCGCGCCGCTACGGCGGTACCGACGCCGGCCCCTATCTCGATTCGCTCGCGGACGTGGCGTCGTTCGCCGTCGCCCCCGCAGCCCTCTCGTTCGTCGTCGTCACCGACGGCCTCGGGGTTCGGTTCGACACACTCACGCCCGAACTACTGCTCGCCACCGCGGTCTGTGCGCTGTTCGTCGCCATGGCCGTCACCCGTCTGGGAATGTACACCGCCTACGACATCTCGGGCAGTTACACCGAGGGCGTCCAGACGACGCTCGCTGCCACGATCCTCGGTGCGGCGATCCTCGCCGGCGAGACCCAGCCGTGGCTCGTGCTCGCGGTCACCGGCGCGTTCTGCTATCTGATGGTCTCGCGGATCCAGTATCCCGATCTGCTGGCTCGAGACGCCGGGATCATGGGCGTCATCCACGCGCTCGCGATCCTCGTGCCGAATTTCGCCGGTCGGACGTTTCCCTACGCCCTCCTGACGCTCGGACTGGCGTACATGACGCTCAGCCCCTGGCTCTACTGGGGCCACCGGGAGCGGCCGTCGGAGGTCGACGTGCATGGAAACGCTTAG
- a CDS encoding Lrp/AsnC family transcriptional regulator, which produces MDTRLDEIDRRIIHALMDDARTISAPTIAEEVNVSPGTIRNRIDQLEDNGVITGYHASIDFERAEGHLTNLFMCNAPVSERESVAKQAQIIPGVINVRELLTGRRNLHVLAVGNDTADLRRIARSLSDLGIEIEDEVLVQNETTQPYSPFGPADETRDAMLTDFISLSGDAEVAEVTVDRDAPIAGMCLQEAARRETFPDDTLVIAIERDDTVLTPHGDTEIRPDDIVTVFSRNGVTDETITSFRSSASASS; this is translated from the coding sequence ATGGATACCCGGCTCGACGAGATCGATCGTCGAATCATTCACGCGTTGATGGACGATGCGCGGACGATCTCTGCCCCGACGATCGCGGAGGAAGTGAACGTCTCTCCCGGAACGATCCGTAACCGCATCGACCAACTCGAGGACAACGGCGTGATCACCGGGTATCACGCGAGCATCGATTTCGAGCGCGCGGAGGGGCATCTAACGAACCTCTTCATGTGTAATGCCCCCGTCTCCGAGCGCGAATCGGTCGCCAAACAGGCCCAGATAATCCCCGGCGTCATCAACGTCAGAGAGCTGCTGACCGGCCGCCGGAACCTGCACGTGCTCGCGGTCGGAAACGACACTGCTGACCTCCGCCGGATCGCCCGCTCGCTCTCGGATCTCGGGATCGAGATCGAGGACGAGGTGCTCGTCCAGAACGAGACGACGCAACCCTACTCGCCGTTCGGTCCAGCCGACGAGACGAGAGACGCCATGCTCACGGACTTCATCAGTCTCTCGGGCGACGCCGAGGTTGCGGAGGTAACGGTCGACCGAGACGCTCCGATCGCTGGAATGTGCCTACAGGAAGCAGCCCGCCGCGAAACCTTCCCCGACGATACGCTCGTCATCGCGATCGAACGAGACGATACCGTCCTGACTCCCCACGGCGACACGGAAATTCGACCGGACGACATCGTCACGGTCTTTTCCCGTAATGGCGTGACCGACGAGACGATCACGAGCTTCCGCTCGAGTGCGAGCGCCAGTTCCTGA
- the pth2 gene encoding peptidyl-tRNA hydrolase Pth2 — MKQAIVARTDIGMGQGKLAAQVAHASLSAYEKADRQLQDQWKSGGQKKVVLKGESERQLYELSEIADREGIPNAVIRDAGHTQLEPGTVTALAVGPAADDRVDSVTGDLSLF, encoded by the coding sequence ATGAAACAGGCCATCGTCGCTCGAACGGACATCGGCATGGGACAGGGAAAACTCGCCGCACAGGTCGCCCACGCGTCGCTGTCGGCCTACGAGAAGGCGGACAGGCAGCTGCAAGACCAGTGGAAAAGCGGCGGTCAGAAAAAGGTCGTTCTGAAAGGGGAGAGCGAACGTCAACTGTACGAACTCTCCGAAATCGCCGACCGGGAGGGGATCCCCAACGCCGTTATTCGGGACGCCGGCCACACGCAACTCGAGCCCGGGACCGTCACCGCGCTTGCCGTCGGGCCGGCGGCCGACGACCGGGTCGACAGCGTGACGGGCGACCTCTCGCTGTTCTAG
- a CDS encoding HNH endonuclease, with the protein MTARDWRADRAAVFDRDASTCRHCGTVGGDDEPATLRVVPVGDVPLEGDVHESGLVTVCGECFTTLDAEPSAEPIDSDELFQLVRETTRLQGTTISEVAAFASLATSFPETLESALEEDSNTDVEESVAEYRRTRRDLLLAIDVVDARLERLATLEDGADASDVRSALEEFSETAAALQSTLREVVTLCETVATGLERCHGCFDPLEGETCETCGLAARETETWRSDDGPLAFDRLFAAINDGLQEATETTETLTDRTTTLAERLTAG; encoded by the coding sequence GTGACTGCACGCGACTGGCGCGCCGACCGAGCCGCCGTATTCGACCGCGACGCATCCACGTGTCGCCACTGCGGAACCGTCGGCGGCGACGACGAACCGGCGACGCTCCGGGTCGTCCCCGTCGGCGACGTTCCACTCGAGGGCGACGTCCACGAGAGTGGGCTCGTCACCGTCTGTGGGGAGTGTTTCACGACCCTCGACGCCGAACCGTCGGCCGAGCCGATCGACAGCGACGAACTGTTTCAACTCGTCCGGGAAACCACCCGGCTCCAGGGGACGACCATCTCGGAGGTGGCCGCCTTCGCGTCCCTGGCGACGTCGTTCCCAGAAACGCTCGAGTCGGCCCTCGAGGAGGACTCCAACACCGACGTCGAGGAATCGGTAGCCGAGTACCGCCGGACCCGCCGCGACCTCTTGCTGGCCATCGACGTCGTCGACGCCCGCCTCGAGCGACTCGCCACGCTCGAGGACGGCGCGGACGCGTCCGACGTTCGGAGCGCACTCGAGGAGTTTTCCGAAACCGCGGCCGCGCTCCAGTCGACCCTCCGTGAGGTCGTCACGCTGTGTGAAACGGTCGCGACCGGCCTCGAGCGCTGTCACGGCTGTTTCGACCCCCTCGAGGGGGAGACCTGTGAGACCTGCGGGCTCGCGGCCCGCGAGACGGAGACCTGGCGGAGCGACGACGGTCCCCTCGCGTTCGACCGGTTGTTCGCGGCGATCAACGATGGCCTCCAGGAGGCGACCGAAACGACCGAGACGCTGACCGATCGGACGACGACGCTGGCGGAACGGCTCACGGCCGGATAA
- a CDS encoding DMT family transporter: MLSRRSTVFFALSSLLFGGTFVATKAGLAYFPPLLFVAFRFDVAAVVMLTYVGLTSSRSDLLPRTRGDVAGILATGVLAIGLTNALLFVGQQYVSSAVASIVYSLNPIMTPVFAALLLSDERLSPRGAAGMGLGLLGVGLVVSPDPANLLGGALGKGILFTGAVTAALGAVLIRRADSDLSSTVRVAWGLPFGAALCHLLAWSGGESMAAITWTSEAVLALTYVSIFAGVFAYIAYFSLLDTAGAIRANLIFYVVPVVSTLGGWALLDETIGGVAIVGFLTIFAGFAVLGSKSIDIRSRLPAVPTDLSLSEEESAVREEPRGYRSD; encoded by the coding sequence ATGCTCTCCCGTCGCAGTACCGTTTTCTTCGCTCTCTCGAGTCTCCTCTTCGGTGGCACGTTCGTCGCCACGAAGGCCGGATTGGCCTACTTCCCACCCTTGCTATTCGTTGCCTTCCGGTTCGACGTTGCCGCCGTCGTCATGCTGACGTACGTCGGGTTGACATCGTCGCGGTCGGACCTGCTCCCGCGGACTCGCGGCGACGTTGCGGGCATCCTCGCAACCGGCGTGCTCGCGATCGGTCTCACCAACGCCCTGCTGTTCGTCGGCCAGCAGTACGTCTCGAGCGCCGTCGCTTCGATCGTCTACAGCCTCAACCCGATCATGACGCCGGTGTTCGCCGCGCTCTTGCTCTCCGACGAGCGCCTCTCTCCACGGGGCGCGGCCGGGATGGGCCTGGGCCTGCTCGGTGTCGGCCTCGTGGTCAGCCCCGATCCGGCGAACCTACTCGGCGGTGCCCTCGGCAAGGGGATCCTCTTTACCGGCGCAGTCACCGCCGCACTCGGGGCAGTATTGATCCGGCGGGCCGACAGCGATCTCTCGAGTACGGTTCGCGTCGCCTGGGGCCTGCCATTCGGCGCGGCGCTGTGTCACCTGCTGGCCTGGTCGGGCGGCGAATCGATGGCCGCGATCACGTGGACCTCCGAAGCAGTCCTGGCGTTGACCTACGTCAGCATCTTCGCCGGCGTCTTCGCGTACATCGCCTACTTCAGCCTGCTCGACACGGCCGGCGCGATCCGCGCGAACCTGATCTTCTACGTCGTCCCCGTCGTCTCGACGCTTGGCGGCTGGGCGCTGCTCGACGAGACGATCGGCGGCGTTGCGATCGTCGGCTTCCTGACGATCTTCGCCGGCTTCGCCGTACTGGGGAGCAAATCGATCGACATCCGTTCGCGGCTCCCGGCGGTTCCGACCGACCTCTCCCTCTCCGAGGAGGAATCGGCCGTCAGAGAGGAACCCCGCGGCTACCGCTCGGACTAG
- a CDS encoding phospholipase D-like domain-containing protein has protein sequence MDHRRVALVAVLICLVSSTTILAGFAVATGTSVTEQSSARATPSGDPNATALACPPQASHTDQTTTDTPQNPRIVGLAPNPPTEENAGEFVVLETPPDTRIENWTLTDGHTTARLPNETVSGRTALSTSPNATERLTDTPVLGLEGHLQLANGGDDLRLRNATTAIDSVSYDRAPPAERWYRTETPTAGVNGTTSGQWWPGDATCLPVSSAAVDEATAFVLPDTPRVPRETIQNADERLLLAGYTVTSEPIAADLVDAAERGVDVAVLFEASPVGGTPAPTAAVIETLVEGGVDVRVIGGEDARYRYHHPKYAVADDRVLVTSENWKPAGVGGESSRGWGVRLEDEALASDLGSVFRADFEGRDTTTGTAYRGNASFVDGEPDFLSSDAETEYPTTHEPATVPVDSAELLFAPDNADQRLQQLLADADDEILVIQPSIAADVSLLEATVEAARRGVDVRILLGSTEYNADENEALAADLERTAERESLPLEVRLVEDTDRFEKIHAKGIVIDRETAIVGSANWNSNSLENNREVLLALHGEEIATYYADVFEADWSGDSWSVPIGFGVAVVVALAGAAVVGRRYVRFGDGDPADHT, from the coding sequence ATGGATCACCGACGGGTCGCCCTCGTTGCCGTCCTTATCTGTCTCGTCAGCAGTACCACGATACTCGCGGGGTTTGCAGTCGCCACCGGCACCTCGGTCACGGAACAGTCCAGCGCTCGAGCCACCCCGAGTGGCGACCCGAACGCGACCGCCCTCGCCTGTCCGCCCCAAGCGAGCCACACGGACCAGACAACCACTGACACACCGCAGAACCCGCGGATCGTCGGTCTCGCCCCGAATCCGCCGACCGAGGAAAACGCCGGCGAGTTCGTCGTCCTCGAGACCCCACCCGACACCCGAATCGAGAACTGGACGCTGACGGACGGCCACACGACGGCACGGCTCCCGAACGAGACGGTCTCCGGCCGTACCGCGCTGAGTACGTCCCCGAACGCCACGGAACGGCTGACCGACACGCCGGTTCTCGGGCTCGAGGGGCACCTGCAACTCGCGAACGGCGGCGACGATCTCCGGCTCCGAAACGCGACGACCGCGATCGATTCGGTCTCCTACGACCGCGCGCCACCAGCGGAGCGATGGTATCGGACGGAGACTCCGACCGCCGGGGTGAACGGCACCACCAGCGGCCAGTGGTGGCCCGGCGACGCGACCTGTCTCCCCGTCTCGAGCGCCGCCGTCGACGAGGCGACGGCGTTCGTCCTTCCGGACACGCCGCGAGTCCCCCGAGAAACGATCCAAAACGCCGACGAGCGACTCCTGCTCGCGGGCTACACCGTCACCTCCGAGCCGATCGCCGCCGACCTCGTGGACGCGGCCGAGCGCGGCGTCGACGTCGCGGTCCTCTTCGAGGCGAGCCCGGTCGGCGGCACGCCGGCACCGACCGCGGCCGTCATCGAGACGCTCGTGGAGGGAGGTGTCGACGTTCGGGTGATCGGCGGCGAGGACGCGCGTTACCGGTACCATCATCCCAAATACGCCGTCGCCGACGACCGCGTCCTGGTCACCAGCGAGAACTGGAAGCCGGCGGGCGTCGGCGGCGAGAGTAGCCGGGGGTGGGGTGTCCGACTCGAGGACGAGGCGCTCGCGAGCGATCTCGGGAGCGTCTTCCGAGCCGACTTCGAGGGGCGGGACACGACGACAGGGACGGCCTATCGCGGGAACGCCTCGTTCGTCGACGGCGAGCCGGACTTCTTGTCGTCCGATGCCGAAACCGAGTACCCCACGACCCACGAACCGGCGACGGTCCCCGTCGACTCGGCCGAACTGCTGTTCGCACCGGACAACGCCGATCAGCGGCTCCAGCAGCTGCTGGCCGACGCCGACGACGAAATCCTCGTTATCCAGCCGAGCATCGCCGCCGACGTATCGCTGCTCGAGGCGACCGTCGAGGCGGCCCGCCGGGGCGTCGACGTTCGGATCCTGCTCGGATCGACGGAGTACAACGCCGACGAGAACGAGGCCCTGGCCGCCGACCTCGAGCGGACGGCCGAGCGAGAATCGCTCCCGCTCGAGGTCCGCCTCGTCGAGGACACCGACCGCTTCGAGAAGATCCACGCCAAAGGGATCGTGATCGATCGGGAGACGGCGATCGTCGGCAGTGCGAACTGGAACTCGAACTCGCTCGAGAACAACCGCGAGGTGCTCCTCGCGCTCCACGGCGAGGAGATCGCGACCTACTACGCCGACGTGTTCGAGGCCGACTGGTCGGGCGACTCCTGGTCGGTCCCGATCGGGTTCGGCGTCGCCGTCGTCGTCGCCCTCGCGGGGGCTGCGGTCGTCGGCCGACGGTACGTTCGATTCGGTGACGGGGACCCAGCAGACCACACCTGA
- a CDS encoding universal stress protein, protein MARSLFGTALVPIANEQDADETCRAILREIHDDRPTVHVVHVIEKAGGAPDKAGVEQRRERAARIFERVETQLADEAVSLETEILYGTDVAAAILEHGRRLDATSIVFTPRGANRWMKLLSGDVAQKLLSNTDRPLIVLPRAESHE, encoded by the coding sequence ATGGCTAGATCCCTCTTCGGGACCGCTCTCGTCCCGATCGCCAACGAGCAAGACGCCGATGAGACGTGTCGGGCTATTTTGCGAGAGATTCACGACGACCGACCGACCGTTCACGTCGTCCACGTAATCGAGAAAGCCGGCGGTGCGCCCGACAAAGCCGGCGTCGAACAGCGACGAGAGCGTGCTGCACGCATCTTCGAACGCGTCGAGACGCAACTGGCCGACGAAGCCGTCTCACTCGAGACCGAGATCCTGTACGGAACCGACGTAGCGGCGGCGATTCTCGAGCACGGGCGACGACTCGACGCGACATCGATCGTCTTCACTCCCCGCGGGGCGAATCGCTGGATGAAGCTGCTTTCCGGTGACGTCGCACAGAAGTTACTCTCGAACACCGATCGGCCGCTGATAGTCCTTCCGCGGGCAGAGAGCCATGAGTGA
- a CDS encoding HEAT repeat domain-containing protein: protein MSEDETNGDDVAAEEDTENQPVDLEAIRERLAALADDLEGLDSTLEAAETEDDLDVVEADLESFRADLERVEVPEPPETDEDEEEDEEPTPEEELQDEYDEIESDLSDLESDLEDQRGPYGEDVVSEINGVSGTITDTRWTEEGNAELIEAVENFLDELNDLLGSSVALVDEGETVSDQLEATLDNAADAVEDAALDADDDAETIAGLLEATDDLESDVDDATEWTDLEIREQLRREGYYDVLDHVKDFPPEWHALKVHEKQGNVDMILLALETFDSDFMEDHCMEALERMGPAEAIDPMLQKANRRDQAAMRILGKIGVDDEEVVDTLVDYVDSNPNLQRPAFRALGEIGAEDAVEPIAQQLVADEADVRSWAARALGLIGDTRAVDPLADVLADDESDRVRASAAWALNRIGTQDALEIVADYDDDRAYLVQAEAQSVDLEPAA from the coding sequence ATGAGCGAGGACGAAACGAACGGTGACGACGTGGCCGCCGAGGAGGACACGGAGAACCAGCCCGTCGACCTCGAGGCCATCCGCGAACGCCTCGCGGCGCTTGCCGACGATCTCGAGGGGCTCGACTCGACCCTCGAGGCCGCCGAGACCGAGGACGACCTCGACGTCGTCGAGGCCGACCTCGAGTCGTTCCGCGCCGACCTCGAGCGCGTCGAGGTGCCGGAGCCGCCGGAAACCGACGAGGACGAGGAGGAAGACGAGGAACCCACACCGGAAGAAGAACTCCAGGACGAGTACGACGAGATCGAGAGCGACCTCTCGGATCTCGAATCCGACCTCGAGGACCAGCGCGGTCCCTACGGCGAGGACGTGGTGAGCGAGATAAACGGCGTCAGCGGGACGATCACGGACACCCGCTGGACCGAGGAGGGCAACGCCGAACTGATCGAGGCGGTCGAGAACTTCCTCGACGAGCTCAACGACCTGCTGGGGAGCTCCGTCGCGCTGGTCGACGAGGGCGAGACGGTGTCCGACCAGCTCGAGGCGACCCTCGACAACGCGGCCGATGCCGTCGAGGACGCCGCGCTGGACGCGGACGACGACGCCGAGACGATCGCCGGCTTGCTCGAGGCGACCGACGACCTCGAGTCCGACGTCGACGACGCGACCGAGTGGACCGACCTCGAGATCCGCGAACAGCTCCGCCGCGAGGGCTACTACGACGTGCTCGACCACGTCAAGGACTTCCCGCCGGAGTGGCACGCGCTCAAGGTCCACGAGAAGCAGGGCAACGTCGACATGATCCTCCTCGCACTGGAGACGTTCGATTCCGACTTCATGGAGGACCACTGCATGGAGGCCTTAGAGCGGATGGGGCCCGCGGAAGCCATCGACCCGATGCTCCAGAAGGCTAACCGCCGCGACCAGGCCGCGATGCGAATCCTCGGAAAGATCGGCGTCGACGACGAGGAGGTCGTCGACACGCTCGTCGACTACGTCGACTCCAACCCGAACCTCCAGCGGCCCGCGTTCCGCGCACTCGGCGAGATCGGTGCCGAAGACGCGGTCGAGCCGATCGCCCAGCAGCTCGTCGCTGACGAGGCCGATGTCCGGAGCTGGGCCGCCCGCGCGCTCGGCCTGATCGGGGACACCCGCGCCGTCGACCCCCTCGCCGACGTCCTCGCGGACGACGAGTCCGACCGCGTCCGGGCCAGCGCCGCGTGGGCGCTCAACCGCATCGGTACCCAGGACGCCCTCGAGATCGTCGCCGACTACGACGACGACCGCGCCTACCTCGTGCAGGCCGAAGCCCAGAGCGTCGACCTCGAGCCCGCGGCCTGA
- a CDS encoding helix-turn-helix transcriptional regulator produces the protein MESALEEIEFLALSSNRVEVLRLLSEGRYTRNELAAATGASQATLGRILGDFEERSWIRHDGSEYVATATGRLVATGFTDLQEILETEAKLRDIVDYLPTHAMDFDLRRLSDATITVPSATRPNAPLGRLLDFLRDGVDVRTFSHTFNEQTLRVVRERVTAGDQRFTGVFGRSAIDALADESGLRGQLEALLDAADAEIRVREEGVPIAIMIVDEVVYLLLRDENGILRASVDTTDDAVRSWAEDSLDHYWRTATPLEAETLSE, from the coding sequence ATGGAATCGGCACTCGAGGAGATCGAGTTTCTCGCACTCTCGTCGAACCGCGTCGAGGTGCTGCGACTCCTCTCGGAGGGACGGTACACGCGCAACGAGTTGGCAGCGGCGACAGGTGCTTCGCAGGCGACCCTGGGTCGGATCCTCGGCGATTTCGAGGAGCGATCGTGGATCCGCCACGACGGCAGCGAGTACGTCGCGACCGCGACCGGCCGGTTGGTCGCAACGGGGTTTACCGACCTCCAGGAGATCCTCGAGACCGAGGCGAAACTCCGCGATATCGTCGACTACCTGCCGACCCACGCGATGGACTTCGATCTGCGGCGGCTCTCGGACGCGACGATCACGGTTCCCAGCGCGACGCGACCGAACGCACCGCTGGGACGACTGCTCGATTTCCTGCGGGATGGCGTCGATGTCCGAACGTTCTCGCATACGTTCAACGAACAGACGCTGCGCGTCGTCCGGGAGCGCGTGACTGCCGGCGACCAGCGGTTCACGGGCGTTTTCGGTCGCAGCGCCATCGACGCGCTCGCGGACGAATCGGGGCTCCGAGGCCAACTCGAGGCGTTGCTCGACGCCGCCGACGCCGAGATCAGGGTCCGCGAGGAGGGCGTCCCGATCGCGATCATGATCGTCGACGAGGTCGTCTATCTCCTCTTGCGCGACGAGAACGGCATCTTGCGGGCCTCGGTCGACACCACCGACGACGCGGTCAGATCGTGGGCCGAGGACTCGCTCGATCACTACTGGCGGACCGCGACGCCGCTCGAGGCCGAGACGCTCTCCGAGTGA
- a CDS encoding cupredoxin domain-containing protein, with the protein MHRRVYLAAVGTAASAGLAGCSSALSVLEDDPCSGDECHIGMNRTEFLPESYEVAVGDTVIWKNTSEADHTVTAYDGLIPDEAEYFASGGYESQEAAYDAWEDRGGRLGSRQTFEHTFEVPGTYEYFCIPHEGAEMVGEIVVTE; encoded by the coding sequence ATGCACCGGCGCGTCTATCTCGCCGCCGTCGGAACCGCAGCCTCGGCCGGTCTGGCCGGCTGTTCGTCCGCGCTCAGCGTTCTCGAGGACGATCCCTGCAGCGGAGACGAGTGCCACATCGGGATGAATCGCACCGAGTTCCTCCCCGAGTCCTACGAGGTGGCCGTCGGCGACACGGTCATCTGGAAGAACACGAGCGAGGCAGACCACACCGTCACGGCCTACGACGGACTGATTCCCGACGAGGCCGAGTACTTCGCGTCGGGGGGCTACGAGAGCCAAGAAGCCGCATACGACGCCTGGGAGGACCGCGGCGGCCGACTGGGATCGCGCCAAACGTTCGAACACACCTTCGAGGTGCCAGGGACCTACGAGTACTTCTGTATTCCCCACGAGGGTGCCGAGATGGTCGGCGAGATCGTCGTCACCGAGTAG
- a CDS encoding amphi-Trp domain-containing protein has translation MDDTPDDAERAAESDGNRAAESDTAAFSLERGYDRDDLAAVFREFATAFESGRPVRVRGDERTATVEVPQRVVAEFEAGHDTAVEPSVSELELELEWDDPEGSSVRLTDRDDEAVQGREGADAAEADPEMAVLPLEGLADRGSAAAIDVDGTADGPAETERDTDTESAGEEQPSDAGRTSRFEVYEDRGGQWRWRLVHWNGNIVADSGEGYASRSNAERAARSVMRTAPAASIQRLE, from the coding sequence ATGGACGACACACCGGACGACGCGGAGCGGGCGGCGGAATCCGATGGGAATCGAGCGGCGGAATCGGACACGGCGGCGTTCAGCCTCGAGCGAGGGTACGATCGCGACGACCTCGCCGCCGTCTTCCGGGAGTTCGCGACCGCCTTCGAGAGCGGCCGCCCGGTCCGGGTCCGCGGCGACGAACGGACGGCCACCGTCGAGGTCCCCCAGCGGGTCGTCGCCGAGTTCGAAGCCGGGCACGATACCGCCGTCGAACCGTCGGTCAGTGAACTGGAACTGGAACTCGAGTGGGACGACCCGGAGGGCTCGAGCGTGCGGCTCACCGACCGCGACGACGAGGCGGTCCAGGGACGCGAGGGGGCCGACGCCGCGGAGGCCGATCCCGAAATGGCGGTGCTGCCACTCGAGGGACTCGCCGACCGCGGGTCCGCTGCTGCCATCGACGTGGACGGGACGGCGGACGGCCCCGCCGAGACGGAGCGCGATACGGACACCGAATCAGCTGGCGAAGAGCAACCGAGCGACGCCGGTCGAACCAGCCGCTTCGAGGTCTACGAGGACAGGGGAGGACAGTGGCGCTGGCGGCTCGTCCACTGGAACGGCAACATCGTCGCCGACAGCGGCGAGGGGTACGCGTCCCGATCGAACGCCGAACGCGCGGCTCGGAGCGTGATGCGCACCGCACCGGCGGCGTCGATTCAGCGCCTCGAGTAG